The sequence TTCGCGGCGACCCGTCTTCGGCGCTGCTGGAGGTTTTGGACCCGGAGCAAAACTTCGCGTTCAACGATCACTATTTGGATCTGGACTACGATCTCTCAAGGGTCATGTTCATTACGACAGCCAACATGCTCGACCGCATTCCGCGGCCGCTGCAAGACCGCATGGAGATCATTCGAATCGCCGGCTATACCGAGCTGGAGAAGCTGAACATCGCTAAAAAATACTTGATCGGGAAGCAGCGCGAAGCCAATGGGCTTAGCTCGGGGAACGTTCTTTTTACCGACAGCTCGATTCTCGGCTTGATACGCCATTACACGAAAGAAGCGGGAGTTCGAAGTCTTGATCGCGAGATCGCTTCGATCTGCCGCAAGGTCGCCGTCGAGGTTGTCAAGAAAGATCGCAACGCCAAGATTCAAATATCGGGAAAGAGTCTCCACAAACATCTGGGCCCGCCGAAATTCCGCTACGGCAAAGTCGAGGGCGAGCAGAGAATCGGCGTCACCACCGGTCTTGCATGGACGGAACTTGGAGGTGAGTTGCTCGCGACCGAAGTGACCATTATGCCCGGCAAGGGGCAGCTCATCATCACGGGCAAGCTCGGCGATGTCATGCAAGAATCGGCGCAGGCCGCCATGAGTTACGTCCGCTCGCGCGCGATCGAGCTCGGCTTGGACAAAGATTTCTATCAGAAGCTCGATGTCCATCTGCACGTGCCGGAGGGCGCGATCCCCAAGGACGGGCCCTCGGCGGGAATCACCATGGCTACGTCTCTCGTCTCCGCCCTGATTCGCGTTCCGGTTCGCCACGACCTCGCGATGACCGGCGAAATCACACTAAGGGGAAGAGTTCTTCCCATCGGCGGTCTAAAGGAGAAGGTTTTGGCGGCCCATCGCGGCGGCATAAAAACCATCCTGGTGCCGGAGGAGAATGAAAAGGACATCGAGGATATCCCTTCCACTATTCTTAAGTCGGTCGATCTGATTCTGGTGTCGCACATGGACGCGGTTCTGAAGAAGGCTTTGATCCTCACCGACCCTGAGAGCCTCTTCAAAAACAAGACGGAACCGGAATCTAAGGAAGAGCCGCCCGGCTTCGAGGAGAAGGAAGAAGACGCCCCCGGAGCGCAAATCCTGCCCCAATAAGAGAGCTTGGCCTCGCAAACGGGTTGACCCCGAACCCGCCGGCTGTTATAAGAATCGGCATATTCTTGTGCGCTCATTTTTTGGCTCACGACGGGAGAGTCATGACTAAAGCCGAACTGATCGATTCGATAGCAAGCAAGGCCGCGCTTCCCAAGCAAAAGGCCGAAGAAATCGTCAACGGACTGTTCGACGATATCGTCGGCGCGCTGAAGAGCGGTGACAAGGTCAACATCTCCGGCTTTGGAACTTTCTCGGTGTCCGAGCGCAAGGCGCGGACGGGAAGAAATCCGAAGACGGGGGAGACGATTCAAATAGCTTCCTCTCGAGCCGCTAAGTTTAAGGCGGGTAAGGGCTTGAAAGAATCTCTCGGCTGATCCGTTCGTTTTTGATTCCAGATCGAAATCGGCATAGAGTGGCCTTGAGCAAGAACGGGCTGGTGTTTTCATCCGAAGGGGGCGGTTAGCTCAGCGGGAGAGCATCGGCCTTACAAGCCGGGGGTCACAGGTTCAAATCCTGTACCGCCCACCAGAGCAAAGTAAAAAGGCAAAAGTAAAAAGTTTTCTGATTTTTGACTTTTGCCTTTTTAACTTTTGACTTGTTCATCGGGGTCGTAGTTCAGCTGGATAGAACGCCGGCCTGTCACGCCGGAGGTCGCGAGTTCGAGTCTCGTCGGCCCCGCCATTTTATCGCGAAAGGACGAGAGGCTCCGCCGCAGAGAGGAGCGGATCCACCTCTGGCGGAGGAAGGCGAAGGGGAAGTTGCATCCCTCATTAGTTGGAGAACATGGGCACGTTTCAGATGAAAAACAGCGAGGCACTGGCGCAACGCCAGTGGTTCATCGTCGATGCCGCGGGAAAGGTTTTGGGGCGGCTCGCCACCGAAATCGCGAGGGTGCTCAGGGGGAAGCATAAACCCGGCTTCACGCGCCACGTGGATGGCGGCGACTTCGTGATCGTGATCAACGCGCGCGACGTCAAGCTCACGGGCACCAAGCCGAAGAAGAAGCTGTACTATCGCCATTCGGAATATCCCGGCGGGATTCGGGTCACCGCCGCGGAGAAAATGTTGGCCGAGAAGCCGGAGCATCTCGTTTGGTTGGCCGTAAAAGGCATGCTGCCCAAGAGCCGTCTGGGTCGCAAGCTGCGCACCAAGTTGAAAGTTTATGCTGGCGGCGATCATCCCCATGCGGCGCAAAAACCGCAAACCTTGACGATCAGAGCCTAGGAGTAAAGCGATGGCGCAAAAAGTTTTTTCGGCTACCGGAAGACGCAAAACGTCGGTCGCGCGGATCAATTTGAAAGAGGGCAAGGGCAACCTAAGGGTCAACGACCGCACCCTGGAGGAGTATTTCGGGCGTGAAACCGCGCGCATGGTCGTGCTTCAGCCTTTTCAGGTGACTCAGACAACGGGGAGTTTCGACACCGAAGTCAATGTACAAGGCGGAGGCATCTCCGGCCAGGCGGGCGCCATTCGCCATGGAATTACCCGCGCTCTTATGCAAGCGAATGCCGACTTTCGCGTGCCGCTCAAAAAAGCCGGATTCGTCACCCGTGACCCGCGCGCGGTCGAGCGCAAGAAATACGGCCGCCACAAGGCGCGGAAACGGCCGCAATACTCCAAGCGTTGAAATCCTTGCCTGAGAAAAAATCCGCTGCGAAGCACGAGACTCTGTCCGTGGCCGTGCTTGGGGCCACGGGATACGCCGGAGTCGAGCTGCTAAGAATCCTGCTCCGCCATCCTCGAGTCCATCTAACGGCAGTGACCTCGCAGCAGTATGCCGGCAAGCGGGTGAGCGAGATTTATCCGGCGCTTGCAGGAAAGTGCGACCTCGCTCTGGAAGAGCTTCAGGTCGAAAAAATCGCTTCTCACTGCGAACTCGCCTTCGCCGCTCTGCCGCACGAAACATCCATGGACGTCGTCGCCGGGCTGGTGCAGCGCTCCAAACGGGTCATCGACTTGAGCGCGGACTTTCGTTTGCACGATCCGAAGGTGTATCAGCGTTGGTATCGGGCGCACAAGGCCGCTCAGTTTTTGGACGAAGCCGTTTATGGACTGACGGAGATCCATCGTAGCGCGATCGGCAAAGCGCGTTTGGTGGCCAACCCGGGCTGTTATCCTACCGGCGCCGTTCTGGGTTTGGCACCTTTGTTCGATGAAAAAATGGTTCGGGGAACGGTCGTGATCGACGCCAAATCCGGCACGACTGGAGCGGGCCGAAGCAGCGCGGTGGACCTCTCCTTTAGCGAGGTCAATGAAAACTTCAAGGCGTACAACGTCGGCGTTCACCGCCACGCGCCGGAAATCGAGCAGGAGCTGGGCGAGTTGGGCGGCGAGCCGGTCGCCGTCCTATTCGCGCCGCATATCGTTCCCATGAACCGCGGGATACTTTCCACGATGTACGTGGAGCTCAAGAGCGCTCCCGACGAGGATGATTTGGCCAAGCTTTACCGAAAATTTTATCGGGATGAGCCGTTCATTCGCATCCTGCCGGCGGGCATGTTTCCGCAAACCAAAGACGTTCGAGGATCGAACGACTGCGCCATCGGATTCCGCTACGATTCCCCCACCGAGCGGCTGGTGGTGATCACGGCGATCGACAATCTGGTCAAAGGCGCCGCCGGGCAGGCGGTGCAGAATATGAATCTGATGTACGGGTGGGCGGAGACCGAAGGCCTTCGGGAAACCGCTCTCGTACCCTAGCGACTACTCCTCAGCAGTCGAATAGAAATACAGCCCCACCATGGCTATGGTGATGTTGGGAACCCATGCCGCCAACCAGGCGGGTATGGCGCCGCTATGGCCGAGGGAAATACAAAAAGCGAGCAAGAACCAGTAGCCAAAACCGATCAGCATGGTGAGTCCGAAGCTCAGGGTCAGGCCTCCGCCGCGGTTGTGCCGGGTGGCAAAGGGGATGGCCAGCAGCGCCATCAAGAGCGAGACAAGCGGAACCGCCAATTTCACGTGGAGATCGACTTTTTGCTCCGTGGCGTCGATTCCTTTCTCCTGGAGATCCGCGACCTGCTTCTTGAGATCCAGGAAGCTGAACTCTTCGGGATCGCGGGAGAGCAGTTTCAAATCTTCGGGCGTCTCGGAGATCGGGATGGCAACGTCGCCCTCCCGTTGGTCCATTCCGCCGTTGGGAAGCAGGACCCATTCGATCGCCCGCTGCGGCTGCCAGCGAGCGCCGTTCCAGCGCGCCGACGGCACTTCGATGAAACCTCTCAAGGTAAAATCCCGATTCAAAAGAAAGATCGTGAGCCCTTCGAGCACGCTGTTTTTCGTATCGAATCGGTTCACGCTGATAAAAGCCTCCTCCGAGCGGATCCACATGTCCTTGGTGCCGAGTAGGCTCTTCGGCTCTTTCTTTTTAACTTCCGTTTTGTAAATGTACTGAGACTCTCGGGTGAAGACGGGCACGAGCGCCTCGTTCCAGGCAAAATTGAGGGCTGAGATCAGGAGCGATGAGATAAACAGCGGCAGTGAAATCCGGTAAATGCTGAGACCGTTGGCGCGCATGGCGGTGATCTCTTGAGTACGCGACAGCATGCCGATGGAAAACAAAACGGAGAATAGGACGGCAAAGCCAAAAACCCGCGACATCAAAACCGGCAACTTATAGAGAAAATAGCGGCTCGCCGCCCACACGGACGCGCCCGATTTGAGAACGCCGTCGATCCGATCGAAGAAATCGACGATGAGATATAGGCTGGTGGTGCACAGGAGGCTGATCGCGACGACCTTTAGAAAGCCGCGGATGAGATAACGGTCCAGAATGCCGCCGAAAGACCAGGAGACGATAGCTGAGATTTTTTCCATGGGATTAGACGGTTCTTCCCTGTCGTAAGATTGCGATTCGGCGCGTTAAGGAGAAAGACCAGTCTTCCAACTTAGCTTGGATTAAAAAAGGGGATTCTTTCAGCGCCTTGCGAAAAAAATGAAACGCCGTGAGGGTGAGAACAATGTTGGGAAGCCAGGCGGCAAGCGCCGCCGGAAGTATCTGCCTTTCCCCCAAAGCCTTGCCCAGGGAAAGTAAGGCATAGTAGGTAAGCAGCCAGGATAGACATAGGGCGAAACCCCAGGACCGGCTGGCGCGCGAACGCGCCGGCACCATGACCAGGGCGACGGCAAGAAAACACAAAGTGAGCGGAGCGAAGGCGAAGGAAAATCTCTGATGGAGTTCGATCAGCTCCGCCGTGACCTGAAGGCCCTGTTCTCCTTTGCGTTGGATGGTTTTTCTTAGTCGCTCGAACGACATCTCTTTGGGCTCGGGATTTTTCTGCCGGCTGGGCCCCAGGATGTCCTCGGGATCGAGCCTGAAATCATAGGTGTTGAAGCTGGTGCGGCTGAAGCCCGGCCGCTTCTGTTGCCTCTCGTAGACCGTGCCTTCGAAGAGCTTGAAATTGATGGTTTGCGTCTCTTCATCCGAGAATATGAAAGCCACTTTGCC comes from Candidatus Binatia bacterium and encodes:
- a CDS encoding HU family DNA-binding protein, producing MTKAELIDSIASKAALPKQKAEEIVNGLFDDIVGALKSGDKVNISGFGTFSVSERKARTGRNPKTGETIQIASSRAAKFKAGKGLKESLG
- the rplM gene encoding 50S ribosomal protein L13 gives rise to the protein MGTFQMKNSEALAQRQWFIVDAAGKVLGRLATEIARVLRGKHKPGFTRHVDGGDFVIVINARDVKLTGTKPKKKLYYRHSEYPGGIRVTAAEKMLAEKPEHLVWLAVKGMLPKSRLGRKLRTKLKVYAGGDHPHAAQKPQTLTIRA
- the rpsI gene encoding 30S ribosomal protein S9, whose amino-acid sequence is MAQKVFSATGRRKTSVARINLKEGKGNLRVNDRTLEEYFGRETARMVVLQPFQVTQTTGSFDTEVNVQGGGISGQAGAIRHGITRALMQANADFRVPLKKAGFVTRDPRAVERKKYGRHKARKRPQYSKR
- the argC gene encoding N-acetyl-gamma-glutamyl-phosphate reductase, with amino-acid sequence MPEKKSAAKHETLSVAVLGATGYAGVELLRILLRHPRVHLTAVTSQQYAGKRVSEIYPALAGKCDLALEELQVEKIASHCELAFAALPHETSMDVVAGLVQRSKRVIDLSADFRLHDPKVYQRWYRAHKAAQFLDEAVYGLTEIHRSAIGKARLVANPGCYPTGAVLGLAPLFDEKMVRGTVVIDAKSGTTGAGRSSAVDLSFSEVNENFKAYNVGVHRHAPEIEQELGELGGEPVAVLFAPHIVPMNRGILSTMYVELKSAPDEDDLAKLYRKFYRDEPFIRILPAGMFPQTKDVRGSNDCAIGFRYDSPTERLVVITAIDNLVKGAAGQAVQNMNLMYGWAETEGLRETALVP
- the lptG gene encoding LPS export ABC transporter permease LptG, which encodes MEKISAIVSWSFGGILDRYLIRGFLKVVAISLLCTTSLYLIVDFFDRIDGVLKSGASVWAASRYFLYKLPVLMSRVFGFAVLFSVLFSIGMLSRTQEITAMRANGLSIYRISLPLFISSLLISALNFAWNEALVPVFTRESQYIYKTEVKKKEPKSLLGTKDMWIRSEEAFISVNRFDTKNSVLEGLTIFLLNRDFTLRGFIEVPSARWNGARWQPQRAIEWVLLPNGGMDQREGDVAIPISETPEDLKLLSRDPEEFSFLDLKKQVADLQEKGIDATEQKVDLHVKLAVPLVSLLMALLAIPFATRHNRGGGLTLSFGLTMLIGFGYWFLLAFCISLGHSGAIPAWLAAWVPNITIAMVGLYFYSTAEE
- the lptF gene encoding LPS export ABC transporter permease LptF; this translates as MKRTLTTYLASEVLPPFLFGLMAFTLILLVGRILKLVELVVNRGVPILEIGKLFALVLPTFLEMTVPMALLLGIFLGLGRLSTDHEILALKASGISPVQILLPVGVIALIVSLVTLLITTQIRPGANAALRTALYDIAKNRVASGLKEKVFNDEFPKVLIYIEELVPPGETAKGVLIVDRRKADREQDIFGKVAFIFSDEETQTINFKLFEGTVYERQQKRPGFSRTSFNTYDFRLDPEDILGPSRQKNPEPKEMSFERLRKTIQRKGEQGLQVTAELIELHQRFSFAFAPLTLCFLAVALVMVPARSRASRSWGFALCLSWLLTYYALLSLGKALGERQILPAALAAWLPNIVLTLTAFHFFRKALKESPFLIQAKLEDWSFSLTRRIAILRQGRTV